The Molothrus ater isolate BHLD 08-10-18 breed brown headed cowbird chromosome 1, BPBGC_Mater_1.1, whole genome shotgun sequence genome includes a window with the following:
- the LOC118699196 gene encoding prolactin-releasing peptide-like isoform X3: MWHPISWTPRAQWSPNHLKLVTVYVLMLLVSLSFASGQSRSFKHQIDNRSPEIDPFWYVGRGVRPIGRFGKRQLRSSRGSLRPVNRHLDFILNALWEQKALDTEDSDW; this comes from the exons ATGTGGCATCCAATCTCCTGGACACCACGTGCCCAGTGGTCACCAAACCACTTAAAGCTAGTCACTGTCTATGTCCTGATGCTCTTGGTGTCGCTCAGCTTTGCCTCGGGACAGAGCAGGTCATTTAAACACCAGATAGACAACAGAA GTCCTGAGATCGACCCTTTTTGGTATGTGGGCCGTGGTGTTCGCCCCATCGGTCGCTTTGGGAAGAGGCAGCTGAGAAGCAGCCGTGGCAGCCTGAGGCCTGTGAACAGACACCTGGATTTCATCTTGAATGCTTTGTGGGAGCAAAAAGCATTGGACACAGAGGACAGTGACTGGTGA